A single region of the Bdellovibrio sp. GT3 genome encodes:
- a CDS encoding fatty acid desaturase, whose translation MKKIIVRFLHPAVFLVLLSMGKIEIELWPWTLLAFFLFYVVGLEIGMHRYYSHRSFEMAPWKLAVITVLALGAGTGSPMVWAGRHRKHHDKSDTSEDPHSPEHLGFFRVLTLTVFGTKIEGRYVRDFVKDSRQQFLHRYYTEILVVSVVLWAILAPVSCAMLYCLPVELARLASGAINAFAHSPKWGSVFYDRSDRSRNLSGAIGNAFGIGLHHNHHERPQSYRQNHREGEYDLSGWIIERFLKSK comes from the coding sequence GTGAAGAAGATCATCGTCCGCTTTCTTCATCCGGCTGTGTTTTTAGTTCTATTATCGATGGGAAAAATCGAAATAGAACTTTGGCCGTGGACTTTGCTGGCATTTTTCTTGTTCTATGTAGTGGGTCTTGAAATAGGAATGCATCGCTACTATTCCCATCGAAGTTTTGAAATGGCGCCTTGGAAGCTCGCTGTGATTACTGTTTTAGCTTTGGGCGCAGGGACGGGAAGTCCCATGGTTTGGGCGGGCCGCCATCGCAAGCACCATGATAAGTCGGATACTTCCGAAGATCCCCATTCCCCCGAGCATCTTGGGTTTTTCAGAGTTCTGACCTTGACGGTCTTTGGAACTAAAATTGAAGGTCGTTACGTTCGGGACTTTGTTAAGGATTCCCGCCAGCAGTTCCTGCATCGCTATTACACGGAGATCTTGGTTGTATCCGTGGTGTTGTGGGCGATTCTGGCCCCGGTCAGTTGTGCCATGCTGTACTGTCTGCCGGTAGAGCTGGCACGTCTTGCATCGGGTGCCATCAATGCGTTTGCCCACTCGCCTAAGTGGGGATCGGTGTTTTATGATCGCAGCGATCGCAGTCGCAACTTAAGTGGAGCGATAGGAAATGCCTTCGGAATCGGGCTGCATCACAATCATCACGAAAGACCCCAAAGTTATCGTCAGAATCATCGTGAAGGTGAGTACGATCTGAGTGGCTGGATTATCGAAAGATTTTTAAAATCCAAATAG
- a CDS encoding FG-GAP-like repeat-containing protein, with product MNFKWKESLKGPLIAIAILGVGFFLFKHRLTIQTANARDDVPLKALDNSWAQGWHPQKAQVDWKVKHVAAYLSSGGTSVAVADVNGDGYLDLHFTDPGGDPAGKLYLNNQGKGFTLNNERIHLLPEKSVINRSALLDLDDDGHLDLFLLGFCPRIAWGESNEGFKESETQPLGCGTFGTGFNLADLDGDGQLEILIAPYVDLDFFGDLQDTNVMPTNFSHAMNGTKPSVFRRSGRSFQRIETPIQHRGWAHSVAVWKMPDSKDTLLWFANDYGIDRTYFVGPQGVMKEVSDSMITDAFSRNGMNSEIVDMDGNGRPSVYVSQIYLGAQKLAGNMFWRWSGGHEFVNKASEMGIHRCGWSWGAKFFDLENDGDLDLFVGNGFFAGEVPGKSYWYFLNVMDAADKHVLSDALRWPAIGGGALSGEERACLFVKDHGQYKNRSQDVKDLADFTANERGVALVDLDNSGRQALATISWEQGPRIYRWEGAFGSWIGFDLHQAAPNRDAWGASVILKLADGRTLGRQKQPLNAYAAQSDARLHFGLGAGEFPEGVTALITWPDGTQMELKNLKVGEYHSVVKP from the coding sequence ATGAATTTTAAATGGAAAGAAAGTTTGAAGGGACCACTGATCGCCATTGCCATTTTGGGGGTGGGTTTCTTTTTATTTAAGCACAGACTGACGATCCAAACTGCCAATGCCCGGGATGACGTTCCTTTAAAGGCCCTTGATAACTCCTGGGCCCAAGGGTGGCATCCGCAAAAAGCCCAAGTTGATTGGAAGGTAAAGCACGTTGCTGCCTACTTAAGCTCTGGCGGAACTTCCGTCGCCGTTGCCGACGTGAATGGGGATGGTTACCTGGATCTTCATTTTACGGATCCGGGCGGGGATCCGGCGGGTAAGCTGTATCTAAACAATCAAGGTAAAGGGTTTACCTTGAATAACGAACGCATTCATTTATTACCGGAAAAGTCCGTGATCAACAGATCTGCATTGTTGGATTTGGATGATGACGGTCATTTGGATTTGTTTTTACTGGGATTCTGCCCACGTATTGCCTGGGGTGAATCCAATGAAGGCTTTAAAGAATCTGAAACTCAACCATTGGGATGCGGTACATTTGGAACTGGCTTTAATTTAGCGGATCTGGATGGCGACGGGCAGTTGGAAATTCTAATTGCCCCTTATGTGGATTTGGATTTCTTTGGTGATCTGCAAGACACTAATGTCATGCCCACAAACTTCAGTCATGCGATGAATGGAACAAAGCCTTCGGTGTTTCGCCGATCTGGACGTTCTTTTCAGCGCATTGAGACTCCGATACAACATCGGGGATGGGCGCATTCCGTGGCCGTATGGAAAATGCCAGACTCCAAAGACACCCTTCTTTGGTTTGCCAACGACTACGGGATCGATAGAACTTATTTTGTCGGTCCTCAAGGAGTGATGAAGGAAGTTTCTGATTCTATGATCACCGATGCTTTCAGTCGCAACGGCATGAATTCAGAAATCGTGGATATGGATGGGAATGGGCGTCCTTCTGTTTATGTCAGTCAAATTTATCTGGGGGCGCAAAAGCTTGCGGGCAATATGTTTTGGCGCTGGTCCGGGGGCCACGAATTCGTAAATAAAGCATCCGAGATGGGAATTCATCGTTGTGGCTGGTCTTGGGGCGCAAAATTTTTTGATTTGGAAAATGATGGGGATCTGGACCTGTTTGTCGGGAATGGTTTCTTTGCCGGAGAAGTCCCAGGTAAATCCTACTGGTATTTTTTAAACGTGATGGATGCAGCTGATAAGCACGTATTGAGTGATGCCCTTCGCTGGCCCGCGATCGGCGGTGGTGCACTTTCCGGAGAAGAAAGAGCCTGTCTTTTCGTTAAAGACCATGGTCAGTATAAAAACCGCAGTCAGGACGTGAAAGACTTAGCCGACTTTACCGCCAATGAGCGCGGTGTCGCCCTGGTGGATCTGGATAATTCCGGCAGACAAGCCTTAGCAACAATCAGTTGGGAGCAAGGCCCCCGCATCTATCGCTGGGAAGGTGCCTTCGGATCCTGGATAGGCTTTGATCTTCATCAAGCCGCCCCCAACAGAGACGCCTGGGGAGCGTCAGTCATTTTGAAACTGGCTGATGGCAGAACCTTGGGACGACAAAAACAGCCCTTAAATGCTTACGCTGCCCAATCGGACGCGCGCTTGCACTTTGGTTTAGGAGCAGGTGAGTTCCCTGAAGGGGTAACAGCTTTGATAACCTGGCCGGATGGAACTCAAATGGAACTTAAAAACCTTAAAGTGGGTGAATATCATTCGGTGGTGAAGCCATGA
- a CDS encoding RnfABCDGE type electron transport complex subunit D, translating into MKWFNLKDPRLPILIFLLSFVVYALQSPGFVRTPWQFVGSLVTSLAVDYALIRFYKKANFFPLSGLISSLGFFLLLDSPYVWPYIVGAALMNISKHFFTAYGRHIFNPNNFGLVVMVFCFPMAATTTAGRWGGGTELAFILIALGFFAAYRAQRWVLSVTYISVFFLGALLRAHLLKLSLAPLLAPMTGAAFILISFYMMTDPATSPKSKKMQVLQGVFIASLDTYLRMQQFKYAPFVTVFVACALYSSLRFLDQPRRELAKP; encoded by the coding sequence ATGAAATGGTTTAATCTAAAAGACCCGCGTCTTCCTATTTTGATTTTTCTTCTAAGCTTTGTTGTCTATGCTTTGCAATCTCCAGGGTTTGTCAGAACGCCGTGGCAGTTTGTGGGATCCTTGGTGACTTCTTTGGCTGTTGATTATGCATTGATTCGCTTTTACAAGAAGGCGAACTTCTTTCCCTTAAGCGGATTGATATCTTCATTGGGTTTCTTTTTACTTTTGGACAGTCCCTACGTGTGGCCATATATCGTTGGTGCCGCCTTGATGAATATCTCCAAACATTTTTTTACCGCTTATGGCCGCCATATTTTTAATCCGAATAATTTCGGTCTGGTTGTGATGGTGTTTTGTTTCCCAATGGCTGCGACCACGACGGCGGGTCGCTGGGGTGGGGGGACAGAGCTTGCGTTCATACTCATAGCTTTGGGTTTTTTTGCCGCCTATCGCGCGCAGCGCTGGGTGTTGTCAGTGACGTATATCTCGGTATTTTTTCTAGGCGCTTTACTGCGGGCTCATCTGCTAAAATTAAGTCTGGCACCACTTCTGGCTCCCATGACCGGCGCGGCGTTTATTTTGATTTCTTTCTATATGATGACGGACCCTGCGACCTCGCCAAAAAGCAAGAAAATGCAGGTTCTACAGGGAGTGTTTATTGCTTCTCTGGATACTTATCTGCGCATGCAGCAGTTTAAATACGCACCTTTTGTGACGGTGTTTGTGGCTTGTGCTCTGTATTCAAGTCTGCGCTTTTTAGATCAACCAAGACGGGAACTTGCAAAGCCGTGA